One window of Microtus pennsylvanicus isolate mMicPen1 chromosome X, mMicPen1.hap1, whole genome shotgun sequence genomic DNA carries:
- the LOC142840539 gene encoding histone H3.3A-like — MARTKQTARKSTGGKAPRKQRATKAKLKSAPSTGGRLVREIAQDFKTDLHFQSAAIGALQEASEIYLVGLFEDTKLCVIHAKRVTIMPKDTQHATYAKNVLKSPL; from the exons ATGGCTCGTACAAAGCAGACTGCCCGTAAATCCACCGGTGGTAAAGCGCCCAGAAAACAACGGGCTACAAAAGCCAAGCTCAAGAGTGCGCCCTCTACTGGAGGG CGTCTGGTGCGAGAAATTGCTCAGGACTTCAAAACAGATCTGCACTTCCAGAGTGCAGCTATTGGTGCTTTGCAGGAGGCAAGCGAGATCTATCTGGTTGGCCTTTTTGAAGATACCAAGCTGTGTGTTATCCATGCCAAACGTGTAACAATTATGCCAAAAGATACCCAGCACGCCACATATGCGAAGAACGTGCTTAAGAGTCCACTATGA